From a region of the Triticum urartu cultivar G1812 unplaced genomic scaffold, Tu2.1 TuUngrouped_contig_4762, whole genome shotgun sequence genome:
- the LOC125528277 gene encoding defensin-like protein CAL1, with protein sequence MALSRRRAPSALLLLVLLVATEMGATTTKVAEARDCVSQSHNFKGACLSSSNCAAVCRTDNFPDGECHTPHFERKCFCKRLC encoded by the exons ATGGCGCTCTCTCGTCGCAGGGCCCCTTCCGCTCTCCTCCTGCTGGTCCTCCTTGTGGCCACAG AGATGGGGGCGACGACGACCAAGGTGGCGGAGGCGCGGGACTGCGTGTCGCAGAGCCACAACTTCAAGGGCGCCTGCCTCAGCAGCAGCAACTGCGCCGCCGTCTGCCGCACCGATAACTTCCCCGACGGCGAGTGCCACACGCCGCACTTCGAGCGCAAGTGCTTCTGCAAGAGGCTCTGCTAG